A part of Amycolatopsis lurida genomic DNA contains:
- a CDS encoding type 1 glutamine amidotransferase — MTAPKLLVIQPDASDPIGPLGDWLTEAGAELDIRLLPDQKLPADLDGYAGVVCLGGGMGANDDGDHPWLADVRKLLSKAAGARIPTLAICLGGQLLAVALGGSVATGDQGPEVGPGLVSKKDAAWTDPLFADLPLMQDVLQFHNDAITRLPPGAELLASSPRYAHQAFRFDRCAYGVQFHIETTPDVVLDWARQSPEMAELTRPDALTPENLARVHADITETWRPFAHRFVRLVSGDLAPAADRQRTLPMA; from the coding sequence GTGACCGCTCCCAAGTTGCTCGTCATTCAGCCGGACGCCTCAGACCCGATCGGCCCTCTCGGTGACTGGCTCACCGAGGCGGGAGCCGAGCTCGACATCCGGTTGCTGCCCGATCAGAAGCTCCCCGCCGATCTTGATGGGTACGCGGGCGTCGTATGCCTCGGCGGCGGGATGGGTGCCAACGACGACGGCGATCATCCGTGGCTGGCGGACGTGCGGAAACTTCTTTCGAAGGCCGCAGGTGCGCGCATCCCGACACTCGCGATTTGCCTCGGCGGCCAGCTCCTGGCGGTGGCGTTGGGCGGCAGCGTCGCGACAGGTGATCAAGGGCCTGAGGTCGGCCCAGGCCTTGTGTCCAAGAAGGACGCTGCTTGGACCGACCCGCTCTTCGCGGACTTGCCACTCATGCAGGATGTCCTGCAGTTCCACAACGACGCGATCACCCGGCTTCCCCCGGGCGCCGAGCTTCTCGCTTCCTCGCCGCGATACGCCCACCAGGCCTTCCGATTCGACCGTTGTGCCTACGGTGTCCAGTTCCACATCGAGACGACGCCGGATGTGGTCCTTGACTGGGCGCGGCAGTCACCGGAAATGGCAGAACTCACCCGGCCGGACGCACTGACCCCGGAAAACCTCGCTCGGGTGCATGCCGACATCACCGAAACCTGGCGGCCGTTCGCCCATCGCTTCGTCCGTCTGGTGTCCGGTGACCTCGCCCCGGCTGCGGACCGTCAACGTACATTGCCGATGGCTTAA
- a CDS encoding Lrp/AsnC family transcriptional regulator, translating to MDLDDLDWQLLELLQSDGRLTFSELGRRVSLSAPAVTERVRRLEERGIITGYSANVDVAKLGLPIEAMVRAKVRSLDTARFRETILPLPQVLDADHVTGDECWLVRVACRSTAELEELVERMQRYGETTTSLVFSSPVRRRAVGQQSC from the coding sequence GTGGACCTCGACGATCTCGACTGGCAGCTACTCGAACTGCTCCAGTCCGACGGCCGGCTGACCTTCTCGGAACTCGGTCGGCGGGTGTCGCTGTCCGCGCCCGCGGTGACCGAGCGGGTTCGCCGGCTCGAGGAGAGAGGGATCATCACCGGATACTCGGCCAACGTCGACGTGGCGAAGCTCGGGTTACCGATCGAGGCGATGGTGCGGGCGAAGGTACGCAGTTTGGACACGGCCCGCTTCCGCGAAACCATCCTTCCGCTCCCCCAGGTTCTCGACGCCGATCACGTCACGGGTGACGAATGCTGGCTGGTGCGAGTCGCCTGTCGGAGCACTGCGGAGTTGGAGGAGCTCGTAGAGCGGATGCAGCGCTATGGGGAGACGACGACTTCTCTCGTCTTCTCGTCGCCTGTTCGGCGGCGCGCGGTCGGCCAGCAGAGCTGCTGA
- a CDS encoding rhodanese-like domain-containing protein — translation MTTEPRVLMFPTLDSATAAAHLRAELALEVDPDDLARDLASGARHGYMVVESRAPEAFASARISGAINLPYREMTAESVSGLDRELVYVCYCESIHCNAATKGALKLAELGFKVKRLSGGITAWQAAGYPVDRDASVPAIASRPAPRCAC, via the coding sequence ATGACGACCGAACCCCGCGTACTCATGTTTCCGACCTTGGATAGCGCGACCGCGGCCGCGCACCTGCGCGCCGAGCTCGCCCTCGAAGTCGACCCGGACGACCTGGCCCGGGACCTCGCCTCTGGCGCTCGGCACGGGTACATGGTCGTCGAAAGCCGGGCCCCTGAAGCCTTCGCGTCGGCTCGCATCTCGGGCGCGATCAACCTCCCCTATCGGGAGATGACCGCCGAGTCGGTCAGCGGCCTGGACCGCGAACTCGTCTACGTCTGCTACTGCGAGAGCATTCACTGCAACGCCGCGACCAAGGGGGCGTTGAAGCTCGCGGAGCTCGGCTTCAAGGTCAAGCGCCTCTCCGGTGGCATCACCGCCTGGCAAGCCGCCGGCTATCCCGTCGACCGGGACGCCTCGGTACCCGCTATCGCCTCGAGGCCCGCTCCCCGCTGCGCCTGTTGA
- a CDS encoding inorganic phosphate transporter produces MEPSVLVVLVVATALIFDFTNGFHDTANSMATSIATGALRPKVAVTISAVLNLVGAFLSVEVAKTISNGLVDDSKIGPAIVFGGLVGAIVWNLITWFVGLPSSSSHALFGGLIGATWVSAGTDSVHFGKIVEKVLVPAALSPVLAGLVAMIVTYFVYRIFVRRGRTAGFRVGQIISASLVSLAHGTNDAQKTMGVITLTMITAGTLPAGAGPPLWVIVSAALALALGTYLGGWRITFTLGKGLTDIDGPQGFAAQTSSAAVILASTNFGFPLSTTHVCSGGIVGSGVGRNESPVRWRTAGRMVTAWLFTLPAAAIVGAAAGLVTSTGTVGTIAVGVAGLAIGIGIYLLSRRSPVNASSFASPTPTVPEQEVGKIAA; encoded by the coding sequence GTGGAGCCCTCAGTGTTGGTCGTGCTCGTCGTCGCCACGGCCCTAATTTTCGATTTCACGAACGGGTTCCACGACACGGCCAACTCGATGGCGACGTCGATCGCCACCGGTGCGTTGCGTCCGAAGGTCGCAGTGACGATCTCCGCGGTCCTGAACCTGGTCGGAGCCTTCCTGTCGGTCGAGGTGGCCAAGACCATCTCCAATGGACTGGTCGACGACTCCAAGATCGGGCCGGCGATCGTGTTCGGCGGCCTGGTCGGGGCGATCGTGTGGAACCTGATCACCTGGTTCGTCGGACTACCGTCCAGCTCGTCCCACGCGCTGTTCGGCGGGCTGATCGGTGCCACGTGGGTATCGGCCGGAACGGACTCCGTCCATTTCGGAAAGATCGTCGAGAAGGTGCTGGTCCCGGCGGCGCTGTCGCCGGTCCTGGCCGGTCTCGTCGCGATGATCGTGACGTATTTCGTCTACCGGATCTTCGTCCGCCGCGGCCGCACCGCCGGCTTCCGGGTCGGCCAGATCATCTCGGCCTCACTGGTCTCGCTTGCCCACGGCACGAACGACGCGCAGAAGACCATGGGCGTCATCACGCTGACGATGATCACCGCCGGAACTCTCCCCGCCGGGGCGGGGCCGCCACTCTGGGTGATCGTCAGCGCGGCGCTGGCGCTCGCGCTCGGCACGTACCTGGGCGGCTGGCGTATCACCTTCACACTGGGCAAAGGCCTGACGGATATCGATGGCCCGCAGGGCTTCGCCGCGCAGACCAGCTCGGCGGCCGTCATTCTCGCCTCGACGAATTTCGGCTTTCCGCTTTCGACGACCCACGTCTGCTCCGGCGGCATCGTCGGCTCCGGGGTAGGCCGAAACGAATCACCGGTTCGCTGGCGCACAGCCGGCCGCATGGTGACAGCCTGGCTGTTCACACTTCCCGCCGCTGCCATCGTCGGCGCCGCGGCCGGTCTCGTGACCTCGACAGGCACGGTGGGCACGATCGCCGTTGGTGTCGCGGGCCTGGCGATCGGCATCGGGATCTACCTCCTTTCACGGCGGAGCCCGGTCAACGCGAGTAGCTTCGCCAGTCCCACTCCGACCGTTCCTGAACAGGAAGTCGGCAAGATCGCTGCTTAG